The Vibrio sp. STUT-A11 region GGAGCGCCCATTGTGATCAAACCTGATTTCACTGAGCCAAGTACACCTGTTTGCCCAACACCTTCACCTGAATACATGACTTGAACAGAAATGCGGCCGTTTGACATCGCTTCAATGTTGCTCGCAAAGTCTTTGTACACTTCACCATATGCCGTACCGCGAGGATAAAGGTTTACAAAGCGCCAATTATGTTCAGCTGCAAACGCTTGAGGAGCCGTGAATAGCGTGCTTGATATTGCAAGAGAACAAGCAGCAACAATTTTGGCTAGACTTCCTTTGTTCAGTTTTCCTAAGTTTTTAAACATAAACTTTCTCCTTGGATTATTTTTTGTTATGACTCAACCAGAAACAATGCGAAGTGGCCCTCACCCCTTGTTACAGTCACGTTAATCATTGTTACGTTTTAATCACATCCGTTAAATTTATATTTTTTCACCTAAAGTTTTATAGCCATCAAACCAACCAGTTGAGTTAACAAAATCACGGCGATTTACGATATTTAAAACAAAAAAAGCAGCACTCGAGGTGCTGCAAAATATTTTTATCAAATATAAGGGAAAAGAACTTCTTAGGGTAAATCAGTCAAAATAAAGACAGAGAGCCTCTTACTTCAACTAGAGGACACTTTATATTCCGTGACATAGATATTTGATTTCTAGGTAGTCTTCAATGCCATATTTGGAGCCTTCACGCCCACATCCCGACTCCTTCACACCACCAAATGGCGCAACTTCCGTCGAAATAATGCCTTCGTTGATGCCCAGAATCCCATACTCAAGCGCTTCACTCATACGCCACACGCGGCTGTGATCTCGTGTATAGAAATAAGCCGCTAAGCCATAAGGCGTGTCGTTGGCACGACGAATCACATCCTGCTCATCATTAAATCGGAAGATGGTTGAAATCGGACCAAACAGCTCCTGATGAGCAATATCCATCGCTTCAGTCACATCCGTTAAGATGGTTGGTTGATAAAACTGCTGACCGCTCTCCAGCCCCTGGCCACCTAACGCTAACGTTGCACCTTGCTCTATTGCTGTTTCTACCAAACTCGATACTTTTTCAAACGCTTTTTGATTGATTAGCGGACCGATCTCGGTACCTTCGACTAAACCATCACCTATCTTGAGTGCTTTCACTGCTGAAGTGAATTTATCCATGAACTCATCGTACACGGCATCATGAATGTAGAAACGGTTGGTACAGACACAGGTTTGCCCTGCATTACGGTATTTAGAAATCACTGCACCCAAAACCGCTTTATCGATATCGGCGTCGTCAAAAACAATAAATGGTGCATTTCCCCCTAGCTCTAACGAAACTTTTTTGACCGTATCAGCTGCTTGGCGAAGAATCAGTTTGCCAACAGGCGTTGAACCTGTGAAAGAGATTTTGCTTACTAGAGGGTGGCAACACAGTACATCGCCGACTTCAGCAGGACGAGAGGTTGTCACAACGTTAACCACACCTTTTGGTATACCCGCTTGCTCGGCAAGTTTTACCATTGCTAACGCACATAGCGGTGTGTCTTCACCCGGCTTAATCACGACAGTACAACCCGCGGCCAAAGCTGGGCCGACCTTACGAGTGATCATCGCAACTGGAAAGTTCCATGGCGTAATCGCCGTTACCACACCAATAGGTTGCTTGATAGTCATGTAACGGTTGTTCGGATTGCCTGAAGGGATCACATCGCCGTACATTCTCTTCGCTTCTTCGGCAAACCATTCAATAAACGATGCGCCGTAAAGCACTTCACCGTAAGCTTCTTTATAAGGCTTACCTTGCTCTGTAGTGAGTATCTTAGCGAGTTGTTCTGCGTTTTCGATAATTAAATCGAACCACTTTTTAAGTAATCCAGCACGGTGTTTCGCGGTGGTAGTGTGCCATTCTTTAAATGCTGAATGAGCGGCCATGATGGCGGCTTGCGACTCTTCTTTCCCCATATCTGGGACAGAAGTAATTAACTCGCCCGTGGATGGGTTTATTACATCGACTTGCTTGCCATCGCGCGCTTCAACCCACTCCCCATTGATAAAACCACGGGATAAGATCAAATCTGTCATTAGTTCTATTCCTACTGTTCTAAACATTAACAATGTCAAAGATTTAAAAAACCATATCGCGCAAAATAGCGATGGAACTTAACGTAATGATAACAATCTATTGAGGCACATAAATATTCCTCAATAAACATAAAGTTTTACGAGCATAAAACAATGACCAGAAACGCCGTACCTATTGGTCACATTGGTGACTACGAAATAAAACAACTTAAAATTTTTAAAGTCGTCGCTGATTGTGGTGGTTTTTCCGCAGCTGAAACTGAGCTCAACGTGAGCCGCTCAACAATCAGTATTCACATATCCAATCTCGAATCTCGATTAAACCTTGTACTATGTCGTCGCGGACGTTCCGGGTTTGCTTTGACGGAAGAAGGCGCCGTCGTCTATGAGGCCACAGTAAAGCTACTGGGTGAGCTAGAGGACTTTCGTAACACCATTAACCATCTCGACATTCAGCCCTCGGGCAGCCTAGAAGTGCTGTTTAGCGATAACATCAGTTTGGATAATAGGGCTAAGATGCCCGAGGTGATTCGTAATTTCTCCAGCATCGCCAAAGAAGTTTACTTAACGGCTGAAGTGGCTCGCATGACGGAAATAGAACGTAAAGTGCTACAAGAAGAAGCAGATATCGGCTTTATCCCTTTTCACCGTGAGCTAGATGGCCTGGAATACGAACACATCTATACCGATATTTGTTACCTTTATGCCAGTAAAGATAACCCGCTTGCCAAGCTGTCTAAGAAAGAGCTTTCTGAGGACATCATCAACGGCTTCCCTGTCGTTTATGCGGGATTAAAGCCGCAAGAGCTACTGCATTCTCCTTTGTCTAAAATGAACTTAAAAGCCACCGCCTATAACTATGAATCTCGGATGGCACTAATACTTTCGTCCCGATTTATTGGCTACTTGCCGGAAAACTATGCTAAGCCGTATGTAGAGAGTGGACAGCTTGTGCCTGTCGCTCCAGATAAAAGACACTATTCTGTAGAGATAATGGCGATCACCAAAAAGACCCTTTCAATCAATAAAGTACGTTCGCTGTTCATCAAAACCATGCGTGACTTTTACCGCAAGCAGAATGCTTAAACTTACCTAATCTAGCCGATGTTGTTTGTCTATTCTTACCCTACCAAAGCAGGGAAAATTGAAGTTTTAGGCAAACAATAGCGAATATTGAACAATTCGATGTTGGCTATTGCATGCCATAATTTCTCCACCCCGTGATAGCGGAAACAGCATGAGCTCCACTGATTTTAAAGGATTAAGCGCCAATAGAGTTCATTGTCTTACGTCCAATCAGCGCAATGGAGATATTCTACAATGGAATATACAACATTAAGT contains the following coding sequences:
- a CDS encoding NAD-dependent succinate-semialdehyde dehydrogenase, yielding MTDLILSRGFINGEWVEARDGKQVDVINPSTGELITSVPDMGKEESQAAIMAAHSAFKEWHTTTAKHRAGLLKKWFDLIIENAEQLAKILTTEQGKPYKEAYGEVLYGASFIEWFAEEAKRMYGDVIPSGNPNNRYMTIKQPIGVVTAITPWNFPVAMITRKVGPALAAGCTVVIKPGEDTPLCALAMVKLAEQAGIPKGVVNVVTTSRPAEVGDVLCCHPLVSKISFTGSTPVGKLILRQAADTVKKVSLELGGNAPFIVFDDADIDKAVLGAVISKYRNAGQTCVCTNRFYIHDAVYDEFMDKFTSAVKALKIGDGLVEGTEIGPLINQKAFEKVSSLVETAIEQGATLALGGQGLESGQQFYQPTILTDVTEAMDIAHQELFGPISTIFRFNDEQDVIRRANDTPYGLAAYFYTRDHSRVWRMSEALEYGILGINEGIISTEVAPFGGVKESGCGREGSKYGIEDYLEIKYLCHGI
- a CDS encoding LysR family transcriptional regulator: MTRNAVPIGHIGDYEIKQLKIFKVVADCGGFSAAETELNVSRSTISIHISNLESRLNLVLCRRGRSGFALTEEGAVVYEATVKLLGELEDFRNTINHLDIQPSGSLEVLFSDNISLDNRAKMPEVIRNFSSIAKEVYLTAEVARMTEIERKVLQEEADIGFIPFHRELDGLEYEHIYTDICYLYASKDNPLAKLSKKELSEDIINGFPVVYAGLKPQELLHSPLSKMNLKATAYNYESRMALILSSRFIGYLPENYAKPYVESGQLVPVAPDKRHYSVEIMAITKKTLSINKVRSLFIKTMRDFYRKQNA